The Candidozyma auris chromosome 1, complete sequence genome includes a region encoding these proteins:
- a CDS encoding dynamin-related GTPase MGM1, whose product MAAGGTYIAYKVEQAQQYTSDRFSAIKDFTSELFDKTGDVFKGLGGDKSNSGDGSGGGGGSGGSEDAAALGATAAAVGLSSDEESDSIVGDDEDTEEDEETLIDQDDDEPPDLENDETTDDMLNLTRQMIEIRNILSAVDPQSETLKLPSIVVIGSQSSGKSSVLEAIVGQEFLPKGSNMVTRRPIELTLVNSPDSASEVAEFPALKMFNLTDFTQVQKTLFDLNMAVPASECISNDPIQITVRSPRVPDLSLVDLPGYIQVEAADQPTELKQKIRSLCNRYLEAPNIILAISAADVDLANSSALRAAKLADPLGERTLGVITKLDLVEPEKARAILLNRKYPLKMGYVGVITRAPDSGKSSGGGLFGRKRITGYQAYVAQQNFEYQFLKDNKEAFIGTITGSRNLKKKLMKVLEKSMSASLRPTHLAIQQELEETAYQFKVEFNDRSLTPQMYLANNIDLLKVAIKELSQKFSRNELKALLKNELDQKVLDLLAERYWNKPFDLKGDVYASTEPDLRELSQLSSVEEESYWHKKLDLATSSLTKLGVGRLSTSMLAEAIVTEINNIVDKTQLANHPMAKKAVEDAAKSVLKSKYYSTADQVENCIKPYKYEVEIEDREWNASRDSAVNLIKEELRQCENVYSALKKSVGGRKLQQIVTYLEKLNGERKTEIDSDSNETLGFSKTLIERGKYAIFLKERQKLLKMRYSFVKNSKKCKSKDNKYQCPEIFMDAVSSKLTSTAILFLNVELLSDFYYNFPRKLDEEFFGNLSKEQMESFAKEDPKIKKHIELQERKDLLEDAMRKIEGILAFQRQKIEDRPNSTWW is encoded by the coding sequence ATGGCTGCTGGGGGCACCTATATCGCTTATAAGGTCGAACAGGCGCAACAATATACCTCTGATCGGTTCAGTGCAATCAAGGATTTTACCAGTGAGTTGTTCGACAAAACTGGGGACGTATTCAAAGGTCTTGGTGGTGATAAGAGTAATTCAGGAGATGGAAGTGGCGGAGGAGGTGGTAGTGGCGGCTCGGAagatgctgctgctttaGGTGCCACCGCAGCTGCGGTAGGACTATCGTCAGATGAAGAGAGTGATTCGATTGTTGGGGATGACGAAGACACAgaggaagacgaagaaacGTTAATCGATCAGGATGACGACGAGCCTCCTGATCTCGAGAATGACGAGACAACCGATGATATGCTCAACTTAACAAGGCAAATGATTGAGATAAGAAATATTCTCAGCGCTGTTGATCCACAGTCTGAGACTTTGAAACTTCCGCTGATTGTTGTCATCGGGTCTCAATCGAGCGGCAAGTCGTCTGTGTTAGAAGCCATCGTCGGCCAGGAGTTCTTGCCAAAGGGGAGCAACATGGTCACCAGACGCCCTATTGAGCTCACACTCGTTAACTCCCCGGACTCAGCCAGCGAAGTTGCCGAGTTTCCCGCGTTGAAAATGTTTAATTTGACTGATTTTACGCAAGTACAGAAAACACTTTTCGACTTGAACATGGCAGTCCCAGCTTCCGAATGCATCTCTAACGATCCAATTCAGATCACTGTCAGATCTCCTAGGGTTCCTGATTTGTCCTTAGTGGACTTACCCGGATACATTCAGGTTGAGGCCGCTGATCAGCCTACTGAGCTTAAGCAAAAGATTCGTTCGCTTTGCAATCGCTATCTAGAGGCACCTAATATTATTTTGGCAATCTCAGCCGCTGATGTTGATTTGGCGAACTCTTCTGCATTGAGAGCCGCAAAGTTAGCGGACCCGTTAGGAGAGCGTACACTTGGTGTAATCACCAAGCTAGATTTGGTTGAACCAGAAAAAGCTCGCGCCATTTTACTCAACAGGAAATATCCATTAAAGATGGGTTACGTCGGTGTGATAACCAGGGCACCAGATAGCGGGAAGTCTTCAGGAGGTGGGTTGTtcggaagaaaaaggataACAGGCTATCAAGCATACGTCGCTCAGCAGAATTTCGAATAccaatttttgaaggacAATAAGGAAGCCTTCATCGGAACCATTACTGGTTCAAGAAacctcaagaagaaactcatgAAAGTATTGGAGAAGTCGATGTCAGCGTCTTTGAGACCAACGCATCTCGCGATCCAGCAAGAACTTGAGGAAACCGCCTATCAATTCAAAGTTGAGTTTAATGATCGGTCTCTCACTCCCCAGATGTACTTGGCTAACAATAtagacttgttgaaggttgccatcaaggagttgagTCAGAAATTCTCGAGAAACGAGTTGAAGGCTCTCCTTAAGAATGAATTAGATCAAAAAGTTTTGGACTTGCTTGCGGAAAGGTACTGGAACAAGCCGTTTGATCTTAAAGGTGATGTATATGCATCAACTGAGCCAGACTTGCGTGAACTTTCACAGCTTTCGAGTGTTGAGGAGGAAAGTTACTGGCACAAAAAATTAGACCTAGCCACTAGCTCTCTCACAAAGCTCGGGGTTGGAAGGCTTTCTACTTCGATGTTAGCAGAGGCCATTGTCACAGAGATCAACAACATTGTTGACAAAACTCAATTGGCTAACCATCCAatggcaaagaaagcagTGGAGGATGCTGCAAAGTCCGTTCTAAAATCGAAGTATTACTCAACTGCCGATCAAGTGGAGAATTGCATTAAACCATACAAGTATGAggttgaaattgaagatcGTGAGTGGAATGCAAGCAGAGATTCTGCGGTGaatctcatcaaagagGAGCTTAGACAGTGTGAAAATGTTTACAGTGCCCTCAAAAAGCTGGTCGGGGGTCGCAAGTTGCAGCAAATTGTAACCTATTTGGAAAAGCTCAATGGTGAAAGAAAAACTGAAATAGATAGTGACTCGAATGAGACTCTTGGTTTTTCTAAAACTTTGATTGAGCGAGGCAAGTATGCCATTTTTCTCAAGGAACGgcaaaagcttttgaagatgagataCCTGTTCGTCAAAAACCTGAAGAAATGCAAACTGAAAGATAACAAATACCAGTGTCCTGAAATTTTTATGGATGCcgtttcttcaaagttgacCTCGACTGCGATCTTGTTTTTGAATGTGGAGCTTTTGAGTGACTTTTACTACAATTTTCCGAGAAAgcttgatgaggagttcTTTGGCAATTTGAGTAAAGAACAGATGGAGAGTTTCGCTAAAGAAGACCCAAAGATCAAAAAACATATcgaacttcaagaaaggaaGGATCTTTTAGAAGATGCTATGCGCAAAATCGAAGGAATATTAGCGTTTCAAAGGCAGAAGATAGAGGATCGACCAAACTCAACGTGGTGGTGA
- the NAN1 gene encoding Nan1p — MKLPRSWRVTVSSGGSPIPFKQGSTFPAVSSKDGTHTIVLLAYQIRVYYNSTRQCVRVVDLDIHDAIAAFIDDENDCQVIIFTSKQKVLYVNWKENVAHPVVARQHITPGNLHLQDIFLIDDTSYYGIGLFSEQSFASEHGPKTLNVYQIEKETGISHRMLTVPNVYKYGVSRSRNHLAVSKKGHVLIYDLKVGVQMMKRHITSESKSHLQNGSTSSASVNDVLDQTRLVMNYSGPPASALAVSDQGIAAVASTHGPIYLLYPQERDRKDSKDDSGNQRALKWHFEGAHDVAFSADQRYLISGGSEKVLVIWNLESGKTQFLPRLSGSITAISIDPNRPDVYNIMLSPIAVGSGAVNLAQSEIVVISAVDLVSRLAVSSCRPQMTSTTDTFRRKVRQYLKKKEVVGAHDSDEESGNEDEEDQKQVNSKPRILEKYDFIRPDISALTMVNFKTNHLYLPNGSSIQAFDLARGEQAFIQHVAPQLDIGRVKSEHKIVDPQVEKLAFTKNGKWMCTFDSMPKSDLDNLLSKNDTAFALKFWSWSAEDSQWHLASKIVDPHGPGLVVGAIVVSPTSEIVATVDSHGGVRIWRPRPAATRNNAKGKTAATRSQTVWTLRRALPPSASAPAPVAAAWATDSSLLVVSHNTETKAYDPQSLEPVDFTFPRLSAPVEFVALLESHLVLASATSVLSFDLVKGEETSLAVKFLDYGARNLIAADTSRNIIAVAVNQPKPYEGQGFGCKISIFSPSRLSPVHEIVHKQLVVSLTASPSGFVFVDSASRASLISPVARDLDSTENLAEQMNNLLVNAQAAANVLHARSVDGSAGLEVDDTNDTEKWTSQRLLDLAHIEPIFTNIDGIALDTLFERIVRAVQ; from the coding sequence TCCACAAGACAGTGTGTTCGTGTGGTAGACTTGGATATTCATGATGCCATTGCTGCCTTTATAGATGACGAAAATGACTGTCAAGTTATCATTTTCActtcaaaacaaaaagtaCTCTACGTCAATTGGAAGGAAAATGTGGCACATCCAGTAGTTGCCAGGCAGCACATCACTCCAGGAAACTTGCATCTACAGgacatttttttgattGATGATACCAGCTACTATGGCATTGGGCTCTTTTCAGAGCAAAGTTTTGCATCTGAACATGGTCCAAAAACGCTTAATGTGTATCAAATCGAGAAAGAGACCGGCATTTCTCATCGCATGCTCACCGTCCCCAATGTATATAAGTATGGAGTTTCCAGAAGTCGAAACCACTTGGCAGTGTCGAAAAAGGGTCATGTACTAATTTACGACCTAAAAGTGGGCGtgcaaatgatgaagagacaCATAACTCTGGAGCTGAAAAGTCATCTCCAAAATGGCTCAACGTCATCTGCCTCCGTGAATGACGTTTTAGATCAAACAAGGCTCGTGATGAATTATTCAGGTCCTCCAGCTCTGGCATTAGCTGTGAGTGATCAGGGCATCGCGGCAGTTGCTTCCACTCATGGACCAATCTACCTTTTGTATCCTCAGGAGCGAGACAGAAAGGACAGTAAAGATGATAGCGGAAATCAGCGTGCGTTGAAATGGCATTTTGAGGGCGCTCACGACGTTGCTTTTTCAGCTGATCAGAGATATCTTATTTCGGGAGGTTCAGAGAAAGTATTGGTCATTTGGAACCTTGAGCTGGGTAAAACGCAGTTTTTGCCTCGTCTTAGTGGTTCTATCACTGCTATTTCTATTGACCCAAACCGCCCTGACGTGTACAACATTATGCTTTCACCCATAGCCGTTGGAAGCGGTGCAGTAAATCTTGCCCAAAGTGAAATTGTCGTGATTTCTGCAGTGGACCTTGTATCTCGTCTTGCGGTTTCCTCATGTCGCCCACAGATGACATCAACTACAGATACATTCAGACGTAAAGTTCGTCagtatttgaagaaaaaagaagtagTTGGAGCCCACGACAGCGATGAAGAGAGCGGGAATgaggacgaagaggacCAAAAACAAGTCAACTCAAAGCCTAGAATTCTCGAGAAATATGACTTCATTAGGCCGGATATTAGTGCTCTCACTATGGTCAACTTTAAAACGAATCATCTTTACCTCCCAAACGGGCTGTCTATTCAAGCATTCGATCTTGCCCGTGGTGAACAAGCTTTCATTCAACATGTTGCACCTCAGCTCGATATCGGTAGAGTCAAGAGCGAACACAAGATTGTGGATCCTCAGGTTGAAAAGCTTGCATTCACAAAGAACGGTAAATGGATGTGTACATTCGATCTGATGCCCAAGTCTGACTTGGATAatcttctttccaagaaCGATACGGCGTTTGCTCTTAAGTTTTGGTCCTGGTCAGCCGAGGATTCTCAATGGCACCTTGCGCTGAAGATAGTTGATCCTCATGGTCCAGgtcttgttgttggtgccATTGTTGTTCTGCCGACTTCAGAAATTGTCGCCACTGTGGACTCTCATGGTGGCGTGCGTATCTGGCGTCCTCGTCCCGCTGCTACTCGCAACAATGCTAAAGGAAAAACGGCGGCCACAAGGTCTCAAACTGTGTGGACTCTTCGTCGTGCTCTTCCTCCCTCAGCACTGGCCCCTGCTCCAGTGGCAGCTGCTTGGGCTACGGACTCTTCTCTCTTGGTTGTCAGTCATAATACAGAAACGAAAGCGTACGATCCACAACTGCTTGAGCCTGTTGATTTCACGTTCCCACGTCTTTCTGCTCCAGTGGAGTTCGTGGCTCTCTTGGAGTCtcatcttgttcttgcacTGGCAACGCTGGTGTTGCTGTTTGACCTTGTGAAAGGTGAGGAGACTTCATTGGCAGTTAAGTTTCTCGACTATGGTGCACGCAACTTGATAGCCGCAGATACCCTGAGGAACATAATAGCTGTTGCAGTGAACCAGCCCAAGCCATACGAAGGTCAGGgttttggttgcaaaatcctGATCTTCTCACCAAGTAGGCTCAGTCCAGTTCACGAAATTGTGCATAAGCAATTGGTGGTTTCGTTAACTGCTCTGCCTTCTGGTTTTGTCTTCGTTGATTCTGCCTCTCGTGCCTCGTTGATAAGTCCTGTCGCCAGAGATTTGGACAGTACAGAGAATTTGGCTGAGCAGATGAACAATTTGTTGGTAAACGCCCAAGCAGCAGCTAATGTGTTGCACGCACGTTCCGTGGATGGTCTGGCGGGTCTTGAAGTAGATGACACTAATGATACCGAAAAATGGACCTCTCAGcgtcttcttgatctcgCACACATTGAGCCTATTTTCACGAACATCGACGGAATTGCATTGGACACGTTGTTTGAGCGTATTGTAAGGGCCGTGCAATGA